One genomic window of Phragmitibacter flavus includes the following:
- a CDS encoding bifunctional 4-hydroxy-2-oxoglutarate aldolase/2-dehydro-3-deoxy-phosphogluconate aldolase gives MPTFPEPAFSKLRQSRIIAVVVLDHLPDAVPLATALLEGGINCIELTLRTPGALKAIELINAYLPDMTIGAGTVLTPSQVEDVHRAGADFAVAPGTNPRTIAAARDLGLPFAPGICTPTDIEIALESDCQLMKFFPCEASGGLPYLRQIAAPFSHLGVKFLPLGGINPTNAETFLREPLIHAIGGSWLAPRALVAEQDWSGITKLAREAGQLIQKSRRQPEPEFTSCG, from the coding sequence ATGCCAACTTTCCCTGAACCCGCCTTTAGCAAACTTCGTCAATCCCGCATCATTGCCGTTGTTGTCCTCGATCATCTTCCCGATGCCGTCCCTCTTGCCACTGCCCTGCTCGAAGGCGGCATCAACTGCATCGAACTTACCTTGCGAACCCCCGGCGCACTGAAAGCTATTGAACTGATCAACGCCTACCTGCCCGACATGACCATCGGAGCTGGAACCGTCCTTACTCCATCCCAAGTCGAAGATGTTCATCGCGCTGGAGCCGACTTCGCCGTCGCCCCTGGCACCAACCCACGAACCATCGCTGCCGCGCGCGATCTCGGCCTTCCTTTTGCGCCCGGCATCTGCACCCCCACCGACATCGAAATCGCCCTCGAATCCGACTGCCAGTTGATGAAGTTTTTCCCCTGCGAAGCCAGCGGCGGACTCCCCTATCTCCGCCAAATCGCCGCCCCCTTTTCCCACCTCGGGGTGAAATTCCTCCCGCTCGGCGGCATCAACCCTACCAACGCTGAAACCTTCCTTCGCGAACCGCTCATCCACGCCATCGGCGGCTCCTGGCTTGCCCCGCGTGCCTTGGTCGCCGAACAAGACTGGTCGGGCATCACCAAACTCGCCCGCGAGGCGGGGCAGCTCATCCAAAAATCGCGGCGGCAACCTGAACCCGAATTCACTTCATGCGGTTGA
- a CDS encoding glycerophosphodiester phosphodiesterase has product MITRLLCCLLLTSAHATEPVPFIVQSHRGAGVLAPENSVKAFELGWELGAIPEADIRTTSDGHIVVFHDKNFARVVHDPSPELKKQGVRDLPLSAIRKLKIGAETGDPNRTEHIHTLDEIFDFMRGEPHRRLYLDIKEVDLKDLANLVKKQQVGSQVIFASTIIDEIRAWKALLPDAQTLHWMGGKEEKLRTRIDQLKTENFGGITQLQIHIREPKDANGMRTLQPSEAFIRELAAELKPRGILFQALPWAASEPAIYERLLNLGVQSFATDHPDVVIPIMRRHQTTTTTTTTTSPSP; this is encoded by the coding sequence GTGATCACCCGACTTCTCTGTTGTCTGCTGCTGACCTCGGCGCATGCCACCGAGCCCGTCCCTTTCATCGTCCAAAGCCATCGCGGCGCCGGAGTGCTCGCCCCGGAAAATAGCGTAAAAGCCTTCGAGCTTGGCTGGGAACTCGGCGCCATTCCCGAAGCCGACATCCGCACCACTTCTGACGGACACATCGTCGTGTTTCACGACAAGAACTTCGCCCGCGTCGTTCATGATCCCTCGCCGGAATTGAAAAAACAGGGCGTGCGCGACCTCCCGCTCAGCGCCATCCGCAAACTCAAGATCGGAGCCGAAACCGGCGATCCCAACCGCACAGAACACATCCATACCCTCGACGAGATCTTCGACTTCATGCGCGGAGAACCGCACCGGCGTCTCTATCTCGACATCAAGGAAGTCGACCTCAAAGATCTCGCCAATCTGGTGAAGAAACAACAGGTCGGGAGTCAGGTCATTTTTGCTTCCACCATCATTGACGAAATCCGCGCATGGAAAGCCCTCCTGCCCGATGCCCAAACCTTGCACTGGATGGGTGGCAAAGAGGAGAAACTCCGGACCCGCATCGATCAGCTCAAAACCGAAAACTTCGGCGGCATCACTCAACTCCAGATTCATATCCGCGAACCCAAAGACGCCAACGGCATGCGCACTCTTCAACCCTCCGAGGCTTTCATTCGCGAACTCGCCGCCGAACTCAAGCCACGGGGCATCCTTTTCCAAGCCCTTCCCTGGGCCGCCTCAGAACCCGCCATCTACGAACGATTACTCAATCTCGGAGTCCAATCGTTCGCCACCGATCACCCCGATGTCGTCATCCCCATCATGCGCCGTCACCAAACCACTACCACTACCACCACAACAACATCCCCGTCCCCCTAA